A portion of the Candidatus Tanganyikabacteria bacterium genome contains these proteins:
- the ppk1 gene encoding polyphosphate kinase 1 — translation MPSDAFINQELSWLDFNQRVLEEALDRHSPLLERLKFLAIFSTNLDEFFMIRVSGLQQQLASGLAVLSPDGMSPGAQLAAIRQKILPLLDRHMRCLTQEILPALAAKGVRICPLGELAPQQRQQLDAYFHREIFPVLTPLAVDPSHPFPVISNLSLNLAVLVEPPGGGLAFARVKVPPTLPRFVPVGDGHEFVLLEELIAANAASLFPEVQIHEVHPFRVTRNADLEIEEDEAVDLLKAVEREVRKRRFGRATRLEVTVAMPQPVRDLLTQALELDANDVYEVAPPLGVGDFMTLTRVPLPDLHDPPLIPTLPAVLRHEDDLFAIIREQDVLLHHPYESFEPVVDFIWQAAEDPSVLAIKQTLYRTSGDSPFIAALSEAAERGKQVAALVELKARFDEENNILWAKQLERVGVHVSYGLLGLKTHGKVALVVRREHDGIRRYVHLATGNYNPATAKVYTDLGLFTCRPEFGEDASELFNYLTGFSQQREYRRLLVAPINLRRELVDIIRGEGAKGKEGRLIVKANALTDTELIRELYAAGKRGAHVDLIIRGMCCLRPGVPGYSDNIRVSSIVGRFLEHSRIIVAGRGIDSQVWIGSADPMPRNLDHRVEVVFPVVDPALRARIVEEIVEVYLGDVAKARVLGPDGSWTRRAAPDGAIAFEAQAALADRARAQVQIVPPPELPTLSRRIPRPRAKKKKGKRHQV, via the coding sequence GTGCCAAGCGACGCCTTCATCAACCAAGAGCTTTCGTGGCTCGACTTCAACCAGCGGGTCCTGGAGGAAGCGCTCGACCGGCACAGCCCGCTGCTCGAACGCCTGAAATTCCTGGCTATCTTCTCCACGAACCTCGACGAGTTCTTCATGATCCGCGTCTCGGGCTTGCAGCAGCAGCTCGCTAGCGGGCTGGCGGTGCTGTCGCCCGACGGCATGAGCCCGGGTGCCCAGCTCGCGGCCATCCGCCAGAAGATCCTGCCCCTCCTCGACCGCCACATGCGCTGCCTCACGCAGGAAATCCTGCCCGCCCTGGCCGCCAAGGGCGTGCGGATCTGCCCGCTCGGGGAGCTGGCGCCGCAGCAGCGCCAGCAGCTCGATGCCTATTTCCACCGCGAGATCTTCCCGGTGCTCACGCCCCTGGCGGTGGACCCCAGCCATCCGTTCCCCGTCATCTCCAACCTGTCGCTGAACCTCGCCGTGTTGGTCGAACCGCCGGGCGGCGGCCTCGCATTCGCCAGGGTCAAGGTGCCGCCCACGCTGCCGCGCTTCGTCCCGGTGGGCGACGGCCACGAGTTCGTGTTGCTCGAGGAACTCATCGCCGCGAATGCCGCCAGCCTCTTCCCCGAGGTCCAGATACACGAGGTGCATCCCTTCCGCGTCACGCGCAACGCCGACCTGGAGATCGAGGAGGACGAGGCGGTCGACCTGCTCAAGGCGGTCGAGCGGGAGGTGCGCAAGCGCCGCTTCGGCCGCGCCACGCGGCTCGAGGTCACCGTCGCGATGCCCCAGCCGGTGCGCGATCTGCTCACCCAGGCGCTGGAACTCGACGCGAACGACGTCTACGAGGTGGCCCCGCCGCTGGGCGTGGGAGACTTCATGACCCTCACCCGCGTGCCGCTCCCCGACCTGCACGATCCGCCCCTGATTCCGACCTTGCCGGCAGTGCTGCGGCACGAGGACGATCTCTTCGCGATCATCCGGGAGCAGGACGTCCTGCTGCACCACCCTTACGAATCCTTCGAGCCCGTCGTCGACTTCATCTGGCAGGCCGCCGAGGACCCGAGCGTGCTGGCGATCAAGCAGACGCTGTACCGGACGAGCGGCGACTCGCCCTTCATCGCGGCCCTTTCCGAGGCGGCGGAGCGCGGCAAGCAGGTGGCCGCCCTGGTCGAACTCAAGGCGCGCTTCGACGAGGAGAACAACATCCTGTGGGCCAAGCAACTGGAGCGCGTGGGCGTCCACGTCAGCTACGGCCTGCTGGGACTCAAGACGCACGGCAAGGTCGCCCTGGTCGTGAGGCGCGAGCACGACGGCATCCGCCGCTACGTCCACCTCGCCACCGGGAACTACAACCCAGCGACGGCCAAGGTCTACACCGACCTGGGGCTCTTCACCTGCCGGCCGGAGTTCGGCGAGGATGCCTCGGAGCTGTTCAATTACCTCACCGGCTTCTCGCAGCAACGGGAATACCGCCGCCTGCTGGTGGCGCCGATCAACCTGCGGCGCGAACTCGTGGACATCATCCGGGGCGAGGGCGCCAAGGGCAAGGAAGGCCGGCTGATCGTCAAGGCAAACGCCCTGACCGATACGGAACTCATCCGCGAACTCTACGCCGCGGGCAAGCGCGGGGCCCATGTCGACCTGATCATCCGCGGCATGTGCTGCCTGCGGCCGGGCGTGCCCGGTTACTCGGACAACATCCGCGTATCGAGCATCGTCGGCCGCTTCCTCGAGCATTCCCGCATCATCGTGGCGGGTCGCGGGATTGACTCCCAGGTGTGGATCGGCAGCGCCGATCCCATGCCGCGCAACCTGGATCACCGCGTCGAGGTCGTCTTCCCGGTCGTCGATCCCGCCCTGCGTGCGCGCATCGTCGAGGAGATCGTGGAAGTCTATCTCGGCGACGTGGCAAAGGCCCGCGTGCTGGGTCCGGACGGGTCCTGGACGCGCCGCGCGGCACCCGACGGGGCGATCGCCTTCGAAGCCCAGGCGGCGCTCGCCGACCGGGCGCGCGCCCAGGTGCAGATCGTGCCCCCGCCGGAACTCCCGACGCTTTCCAGGCGCATCCCGCGGCCGCGGGCGAAGAAGAAGAAGGGCAAGCGCCACCAGGTCTGA
- a CDS encoding response regulator: MTLGNLRVLVVEDEPTNREIAEVILTSQGHEVVSCRTGQEALDLLVDKGERFDVILMDVLMPGMDGLEVTRRLRTVDRTRDVPIICVSAKASGSDYAAGLAAGANSYLRKPYRRRELLQAIDDVLRGASGPEANGRRAGMESSRAE; this comes from the coding sequence ATGACGCTTGGGAATTTGCGCGTACTTGTCGTCGAGGATGAACCCACCAATCGCGAGATTGCGGAGGTAATCCTCACCAGCCAGGGACATGAGGTCGTCAGCTGCAGGACGGGGCAGGAGGCCTTGGACCTGCTGGTCGACAAGGGCGAGCGTTTCGACGTGATCCTGATGGACGTGCTCATGCCGGGCATGGACGGCCTGGAAGTCACGCGCCGGCTCCGTACGGTCGACAGGACCAGGGACGTGCCCATCATCTGCGTCTCCGCGAAGGCCAGCGGCTCCGACTACGCGGCCGGTCTGGCCGCCGGAGCCAACTCCTATCTGCGCAAGCCCTATCGGCGGCGGGAACTCCTGCAAGCGATCGACGACGTGCTGCGCGGCGCCAGCGGACCGGAAGCCAACGGCCGGCGTGCCGGCATGGAAAGCTCCCGAGCCGAGTAA
- a CDS encoding glycerophosphodiester phosphodiesterase — translation MCLYLAPAEARSGWPAFDLQGHRGARDERPENTLAGFAHTLGVGVSTLELDLAITRDGEVVVSHDLHLAPHLTRDGAGRWLGGPSGPLIYDLTYAELATFDVGAINPLSPYWLLHGREQQAVPGERIPTLGQVFDLAKRHGADVRFNVETKIDPRRPGDAPDPYTYARKVLAVVSNHGLRDRVMVQSFDWRTLLEVRRLDKEIALVALTAEQPVWGPDGLYREVGRPGCSPWMAGLDIDDFEGNYVRAAKSIGVAVVSPYHGELTAAIVAEAHALGMRVVPWTVNDPADIARLVDMGVDGVITDRPTAARKILAAKGVKLPAPVPPAPVRVAPASVQMAPAPVQVAPAPVQVAPASVQVAPASVPAVP, via the coding sequence ATGTGCCTTTATCTAGCTCCCGCGGAGGCCAGGAGCGGCTGGCCCGCTTTCGACCTCCAGGGGCACCGGGGCGCCCGGGACGAGCGCCCGGAGAACACCCTGGCCGGCTTCGCCCACACCCTCGGGGTGGGCGTCTCCACGCTGGAACTCGATCTGGCGATCACCCGCGACGGCGAGGTGGTGGTGAGCCATGACCTGCACCTCGCGCCGCACCTGACCCGCGACGGCGCCGGGCGGTGGCTGGGCGGGCCGAGTGGACCGCTGATCTACGACCTGACCTACGCCGAACTGGCGACTTTCGACGTCGGCGCGATCAACCCGCTGAGCCCGTACTGGCTGCTCCACGGGCGAGAGCAGCAAGCCGTGCCGGGTGAGCGCATCCCCACGCTCGGCCAGGTCTTCGATCTCGCCAAGCGCCACGGCGCCGACGTGCGCTTCAACGTCGAGACCAAGATAGATCCCCGCCGGCCGGGCGACGCGCCCGATCCCTACACCTACGCGCGCAAGGTGCTCGCCGTCGTGTCGAATCATGGCCTGCGCGACCGGGTGATGGTGCAGTCCTTCGACTGGCGCACCCTCCTCGAGGTGCGGCGCCTCGACAAGGAAATCGCCCTGGTCGCCCTGACGGCCGAGCAACCGGTGTGGGGCCCGGACGGCCTCTATCGCGAGGTCGGCCGGCCGGGATGCTCTCCGTGGATGGCGGGCCTCGACATCGACGATTTCGAGGGCAACTACGTGCGCGCCGCTAAGTCGATCGGCGTCGCCGTGGTTTCGCCCTACCACGGAGAGTTGACCGCGGCCATCGTGGCCGAGGCGCACGCCCTGGGGATGCGGGTCGTGCCGTGGACGGTCAACGATCCCGCCGATATCGCCCGCCTGGTGGACATGGGCGTCGACGGCGTCATCACCGACCGCCCGACCGCCGCGCGCAAGATCCTGGCGGCCAAGGGCGTCAAGCTCCCGGCACCCGTGCCGCCGGCCCCCGTGCGAGTGGCGCCGGCCTCCGTGCAAATGGCGCCGGCCCCTGTGCAAGTGGCGCCGGCCCCTGTGCAAGTGGCGCCGGCCTCCGTGCAAGTGGCGCCGGCCTCCGTGCCGGCGGTGCCATAG
- a CDS encoding heavy-metal-associated domain-containing protein — translation MKKLALLLVAGALMGAANPKLKTEKFEITGMTCTSCVEKVTQSVSKRAGVRTVNVDLESGVGTITYEAGKVDAARIIASIKEAGFKAKAKAKAAKAT, via the coding sequence ATGAAAAAGCTAGCCTTGCTCCTGGTAGCCGGGGCCCTGATGGGCGCCGCCAATCCCAAGCTCAAGACCGAGAAGTTCGAGATCACGGGCATGACCTGCACTAGCTGCGTCGAGAAGGTCACGCAGTCGGTGTCCAAGCGGGCGGGCGTGCGCACCGTCAACGTGGACCTGGAAAGCGGCGTCGGGACCATCACCTACGAAGCCGGCAAGGTCGACGCCGCCCGCATCATCGCGTCGATCAAAGAGGCCGGCTTCAAGGCCAAGGCGAAGGCCAAGGCCGCCAAGGCCACCTAG
- a CDS encoding APC family permease: MNTGILSRGKQIGPASAAGLVVASMIGSGVFVTSGFMAKDLSPAAILAGWLFGGVLAASGALCYAAVAARIPRSGGEYRYLHDVYHPYAGYLAGWTSIVFGFAGPIAMAAMAAGAYADVLLWKGAALPIAVALVLGLGAVQATGMRLGAPVQNFGVLLKIATILVFLAGALFSGAMEPQRALPDAQTARSLASLPFAVGQIYIGFAFAGWSAAVYLASEVKDAARNVPRAMLWGCGLVTVVYLLLNYVFVSALTPAELAEVAGSQDRSLTLGHLVAMRMLGETGGRLASLMVLLVQVSAVCAFSMTGPRVCDAMARDGFLPGWARWREGRLAGLGPVGLVTGLAALLLLSNTYETLLNAVGVTLAIFGAMSATAVVKLYGRDLPKHLWAALIVFVGGVAWSVAGSLYAYPQTALWALVTLGVASGFYLVARRRAREGLSPG, from the coding sequence GTGAACACCGGCATCCTGTCCCGGGGCAAACAAATCGGGCCGGCCAGCGCGGCCGGCCTGGTCGTCGCGTCGATGATCGGCAGCGGGGTCTTCGTCACGAGCGGCTTCATGGCCAAGGATCTGTCGCCGGCGGCCATCCTGGCGGGATGGCTCTTCGGCGGCGTGCTGGCGGCCTCGGGCGCCCTGTGCTACGCCGCCGTGGCGGCGCGCATCCCCCGCAGCGGCGGCGAGTACCGCTACCTCCACGATGTGTATCACCCGTATGCGGGGTACCTGGCGGGGTGGACGTCCATCGTCTTCGGCTTCGCCGGCCCGATCGCCATGGCGGCGATGGCCGCGGGGGCCTACGCCGACGTCCTGCTGTGGAAGGGCGCCGCCCTGCCCATCGCCGTCGCCCTGGTGCTGGGCCTGGGCGCCGTGCAGGCCACCGGCATGCGCCTGGGCGCCCCGGTGCAGAACTTCGGCGTCCTGCTCAAGATCGCCACCATCCTCGTCTTCCTGGCCGGGGCGCTGTTCTCGGGCGCCATGGAGCCCCAGCGCGCCCTGCCCGACGCCCAGACGGCCCGATCGCTGGCCAGCCTGCCCTTCGCGGTCGGGCAGATCTACATAGGTTTCGCGTTTGCCGGCTGGAGCGCGGCGGTCTACCTGGCCTCGGAGGTCAAGGACGCCGCCCGCAACGTACCGCGGGCCATGCTGTGGGGCTGCGGCCTCGTCACGGTCGTCTACCTGCTGCTCAACTACGTCTTCGTCAGCGCCCTGACCCCGGCCGAACTGGCCGAAGTCGCGGGCTCCCAGGACAGGTCGCTCACGCTAGGGCACCTGGTGGCGATGCGGATGCTGGGCGAGACGGGCGGGCGCCTGGCCTCGCTGATGGTCTTGCTGGTGCAGGTCTCGGCGGTCTGCGCCTTCTCGATGACCGGCCCGCGGGTGTGCGACGCGATGGCGCGGGACGGCTTCCTGCCCGGCTGGGCGCGGTGGCGGGAAGGCCGGCTGGCCGGCCTGGGACCGGTAGGGCTGGTGACCGGCCTGGCGGCCCTGCTGCTCCTGTCGAACACCTACGAGACGCTGCTCAACGCGGTCGGCGTCACGCTCGCCATCTTTGGCGCCATGAGCGCCACCGCGGTCGTGAAGCTCTACGGCCGGGACCTGCCGAAGCACCTCTGGGCGGCGCTGATCGTGTTCGTGGGAGGCGTGGCCTGGAGCGTGGCCGGCAGCCTCTACGCCTACCCGCAGACCGCGCTGTGGGCCCTGGTCACGCTCGGGGTGGCGTCGGGGTTTTACCTGGTCGCCCGGCGGCGGGCGCGGGAAGGGCTTTCGCCAGGGTGA